A DNA window from Engystomops pustulosus chromosome 10, aEngPut4.maternal, whole genome shotgun sequence contains the following coding sequences:
- the LHX4 gene encoding LIM/homeobox protein Lhx4, with translation MMQSSAALATDASVKGLPEILGLPMQQIPRCSGCNEHILDKFILKVLDRHWHSACLKCCECQVPLAERCFSRAGNVYCKDDFFKRFGTKCTACQQGIPPTQVVRKAQDFVYHLHCFSCIICSRQLATGDEFYLMEDGRLVCKEDYETAKQNDDSEGGAKRPRTTITAKQLETLKNAYKNSPKPARHVREQLSSETGLDMRVVQVWFQNRRAKEKRLKKDAGRQRWGQFYKSVRKSRVGKPGKESSTEDCGVSDSELSYRDDQILSELGSTAGIYSTGGDLVNVPLVNGGFTIDASGQSYQELHDGSPYDIPQSPSSISSLPSHGLPYNMDNAGGLLNHPPLRALPAAPTSDISTESSMGYPDFPTSPGSWLDEMDHPPF, from the exons AGATCCCGCGCTGCTCAGGATGCAACGAGCACATATTAGATAAATTCATCCTGAAGGTTCTGGACCGGCACTGGCACAGCGCTTGCCTTAAGTGCTGCGAGTGCCAGGTACCCCTGGCAGAGCGCTGCTTCTCCCGGGCTGGAAATGTTTACTGTAAAGACGACTTCTTCAA ACGATTTGGCACCAAGTGTACGGCCTGTCAGCAGGGGATCCCTCCAACCCAAGTTGTACGGAAAGCTCAAGACTTTGTATACCATCTACACTGCTTCTCCTGCATCATCTGTAGTCGACAGCTGGCCACTGGAGATGAGTTCTACCTTATGGAGGATGGCCGGCTAGTCTGTAAAGAGGATTATGAGACTGCGAAGCAGAATG ATGATTCAGAGGGTGGAGCAAAAAGGCCTCGTACCACGATAACTGCTAAACAGCTGGAGACGCTAAAAAACGCCTACAAGAACTCCCCAAAACCAGCCCGCCATGTGAGGGAACAGCTCTCCTCCGAGACTGGGCTGGACATGCGTGTTGTGCAG GTTTGGTTCCAGAACAGAAGAGCTAAAGAGAAACGGCTGAAAAAAGATGCAGGCCGACAGCGATGGGGGCAGTTCTACAAAAGTGTGAGGAAATCTCGGGTAGGAAAGCCAGGCAAGGAAAGTTCAACGGAAGACTGTGGTGTCAGCGACAGTGAATTAAGCTACAGAG ATGATCAGATTTTGTCAGAACTGGGATCTACGGCTGGTATTTACAGTACAGGAGGGGACCTTGTGAATGTGCCTCTTGTCAATGGAGGCTTTACAATAGATGCATCAGGACAGTCCTACCAGGAACTTCATGACGGTAGCCCTTATGATATTCCACAATCACCCTCTTCTATTTCATCCCTTCCATCCCATGGGTTACCATACAACATGGACAATGCAGGAGGGCTTCTCAATCACCCACCTTTACGAGCTCTACCAGCTGCTCCAACCTCTGACATCTCCACAGAAAGCAGCATGGGTTATCCAGACTTCCCAACCAGTCCAGGTTCTTGGTTAGATGAGATGGACCATCCTCCATTTTAA